AACGTTGGGTTCAGGTTTACGCCTACATAGTTTAATGAGATCGGTTTTACATTCCATGTTTTATAAGCAGACTCTTTCCACTCATAACCAAAGGATGCGTTGATATTGGAAATATAAAACTTATCGGTACGGGTCAGGTAGTCTATACCCGTTGTGAGGCGGGTTTTTACACCTGTACGGGCAGAGGCGATATGGAAAGGCGTGATAAAGCGTGGAAAGATCAGACTCACCTGTCCACCAATCTCCTGTGACTGCAATACCCAATTACCCTGGTTACGGATCAGTTCAATACCGCCATTCAGACTAACATTGAGCTGGGTGGCTGAGCGACCTACGTTCAGGTGTTTGTAGTTCAGGCTGACACCGCTACCCAGCAGGTAGTCGGACGATGTACTGACCTCAAAGTTGGCCCCCAGCTCCTGTTTACGCTTAGGCGCCAGGAAGAGGTAGGTCTCCAGTGTATTTGGTTGCGTTTTGCTCTCCCTGAACTGAAGGGTCACGAACTGCCATGCACCCAGGTCATAGAGGTGGCTGATGGCGTCGTTGGTCTTTTGCTGGGAATATAGCTCGCCAGTGTGCAGGCTGATGGAGCGCTGAATCACAGTGGGTTTGAACATCTTCTGACGGTAGCGGATGACGAGGTCATTCAGTTCCAGGCGCTTGAATAATGTATCGTTGGTATTGCCATAGCTGGGATAATCAGGATAAACGTATACACTATCCAGGTGATATTGCTGGTAGCGGGTACTGGTGTCGTCCGGGTGCCTGATTTTGACAGTGATATCCATTTTTGGGTTATCCTGTCCTTTCTTTTCGTTGTATACGTTGATGATCCCTTCAAAAGGGTTCATGAGGTTGCGGAAGAGGGTTTTGTGCAGCGTATCGATTTCAAATTCGATAGCATCCCTGTCAAATTTATAGTAACCGGCATTGCGCACTACCCGCATCAATCTTTCCCTTTCACTGCCCAGTAGTTCCTGTTTGTACGACATGCCGGTTTTGATAAGGGAGAGTTTTTCGGTTTGCTGTACCACTTTCAGGATGTTGGTATCGGGTACTTCGTAGCGGATACTGTTGATCACGAAGTTCTTGCCGGTATTTACCAGATAAGTTACGCTTGTCTTCTGGCGCCTGGTAGTTTCCTTATAGTCTACGGTAGCATAGAAGTAGCCCTGGTTATTCAGGTAGCTCACCATTCTTTTTACCGATTCTTTGGTTTTCATGGAATCGTAGACTACAGGTTCTTCCAGGTTACGCTTTGAGAGCATCAGGTTCCAGAACCAGTTAGATTTTTTCTCTTTATTTTTCTGGTTGTAGAGCCACACTTTCATGCGGGTGCCGATGAATGAGGTATTGGACTGCTGCATCATGAGCTGTTTGGAAGTGAGGGAGGCGCGGATATCCTGTTTTTCGGCGGATGTGGCATCTCCTTTTACGTTCACATTGCTCTGAATGTATAGTTGCTGGTTGCTTTGCAGGTATTTAGTATTGGAACAGGCGGCCAGCACCAGTATGGTTATCGTTGAAACAAGAAGATTCTGAAAGGGTGGCCGCTGCATCAAGTCAATACAATGTTTATTGTTTATAGCAAGAATTCCATGACGTACATAGAACCATTACCTGTGTGGCTTTGCCGATTAAAAGAATTCATGTAGGTTTGGCCCTATGTTGTCAAAGGCGCAAATTAAGTATATTCAATCATTACAGCATAAAAAATACCGTCAAAAATCTGGCCAGTTCATTGCTGAAGGTGATAAGATTGTTCCCGAGCTGGTATCCGGAGGAATGACGGTGAGAGAAGTGTATGCTACCAAAGAGTGGCTCAGTGGGCATGAACAGCTATTGAAAGGACGCGTACCTTTCATCGAAGTAGAAGCACATGTATTAAAACAATTATCTGCCCTGACTACTCCCAATCAGGCCCTGGCACTGATAGATATTCCGAAAGCAGCGCCTTTGATGCTGAAAGGCCAGGTGTCACTCGCATTAGACACGATCCAGGACCCCGGGAATATGGGTACCCTGATACGTATAGCTGACTGGTTCGGCATCAAACAACTGATCTGCACACCGGATTGTGTAGATGTATATAACCCCAAGACGATCCAGGCTACCATGGGTAGTATTGCCAGGGTGAACATCACTGAAACGGATCTCTTACCCTTACTGGAAAAAGCAGAAGTGCCTTCTTATGCCGCCACCCTGCACGGAACGGATATTACTTCTTTCTCCAAAATCGCGGAAGGCATCATCCTTATCGGCAATGAGTCAAAAGGATTGAGTGATGCCGTGATCGAAGCTGCTACATACAAGCTCACCATTCCCAGACTGGGTGGCGCTGAATCCCTGAATGCCGGTGTGGCAGCGGGAATTATCTGTGGGCGATTGCTTATTTAAACTGTAATGCTTTTACTGGTGTGATCTTTCGTGTAACCAAAGACGGTATAGTGAGGATGAGCAGGCAAATCAGGAAAGTACCCAGGTTGATGAGGACTACATGATACCAATGCAGGTCTATCGCGGCTGCAGACATGTAATAACTTTCTTCGTCCAGCTTCAAAAAGCCGATCGTCTTTTGTAACATCGCGAGACCTACACCCAGTATATCACCTATGATCAATCCGGCCAGCACTATATAACCCGCCTGGTAGATGAAAATACGCTGAATGTTGCCGTTACGCATACCGAGTGCTTTTAGTATGCCTATCATATTCGTACGTTCGAGAATGAGGATCAGGATGGCGGTGATCATGTTGATAACTGCCACGATGGCCATAATGACGAGGATGATGATCTCATTTTTATCCTGCAGTTCCAGCCAGTCAAAGATATTTGGATAGATGTCTTTGATAGTGCGGAGAGCCAGTTTATCCGGAATACCATTTAACGATTCTTCCCCTATTTCCGTCATTTTACGGTAATCATCAATGAATATTTCATACCCGCCAATGCTGCCCACCGGCCAGTTATTCAGTTTGCGGATCAGCTCCAGGTCACCAATTACGTAAGTTTTGTCATATTCTTCCACAGCTGTTTTATAGATGCCCGTTACCTTGAGCTTTCTGGCCCTTGGGGTAAGACCTGCGCCTTGTATAAAATAAATGATCAGGGGGTCGTTGACTTTCAGTTGCAACTCTTTGGCCATAGTGCTGGAAATGATAATTTCCGGTGCATAGCTGGTGTCATTGAAGTGAATGACATTGCCAGACTGCATAAAATGCTGAATGTGCGACCAGTTATAATTACGGTCTACGCCTTTGAAAATTACACCGGAAAGATCTTTCTCCGCCTTGATGATGGCAGATTTAGTGGCGTAAAGATTCACGGTGTTGATACCATTTATTTTTTTCAGGTAGCTGACAATGTTAGTATCTGCTTCGAAGGGGATCTGTTCTGTGAGGGGACCAGCGTTAGCCTGGTAATTGTTAATATGCATATGCCCCCAAAAGCTGAAGATCTTTTGCTGAATGACCTGCTGAAAACCGTTTACCAACGCGATTGCCAGAATCATAACAGCTACGCTGATAGCGGTGGCTACCACGGCAATGTTGATGATGAACCTGGAAAAAGAGCCGGACCGGTTGAAGGCGATCCTTCTGGCAACGAAGAACGATAAACGCATGAGACAAATGTATCAAATTTTCTGATGGGTAAAAGAGGGTTTTGCCGCTAGCCGGGGAAAAGGTCGTACCTTAACATTCCTATATAGATAAGTTATGATGATAAAGCCCTACTTCTGTATACCTGTAATTGGGCTGCTGTTTTACTTTTTCCCGGCAGTAGCGCAGGATAACATCTATGGACCTGGTCACATTTACTATAATAATATCAGGTCTGTAAAACTGAATCAGTCCGGCGATCAGACAGCTTTCCCCCTTATTTCACTGAGTGGGGATGCCGTGGATCTTACATTTGATGATCTGGATGCGGATGTCAAGAACTACTATTATACATTACAGTTGTGTAATGCAGACTGGACCCCTGCCAATATAAATCAGCTGGAATACCTGAGAGGATTTTCTGAGAACAGGATTACGAATTATAAATTTTCCAGTATAGCGCTGGTCCGATATACACATTATGAACTGTCGTTGCCGAATGCGAATTGCACGCCTACAAAGGCGGGCAATTACCTGCTGAAGGTATACCTGGATAGCGATACGTCGCAGCTGGCATTTACAAAGCGATTGCTGGTGGTGAGTAATAAAGGAGGATTGAGTGGTGTAATACAGCAACCGGTATCGCCAAAGGTGTTCAAGACGAATCAGAAGGTGAATTTTACGGTGAGTACAGGTGGGTTGAATGTGGTGAATCCTTTTGATCAGCTAAAGGTGGTGATCTTGCAGAACTACAGGTGGGATATTCCAATACTGAATCCCAAGCCGATGTTTATAAAGGGAAATACGATTGAGTATAATGCGGAGATGGATTGTCAGTTTCCGGCAGGGAAGGAGTGGAGATGGATTGATCTGAGGAGTTTCCGGTTGCAGACGGAACGTGTGAAGAAGTCAGATTATCACCCCGATGGTACGGATGTGTATGTGATGCCGGATTATCCAAGGGGGAATACGATGTATTCTTACGTGAAGGATTATAACGGTATGTACTTTTTAGCGACGATTGATAATTATGATCCGTTTTATGAAGCGGATTATGGAACGGTACATTTTACTTATGCTGCGCCGGAGCCGTATGCGGGGTTTGATCTGTACCTGATAGGTGAGTTGACAAATTATGAGTACAATGATGCGAGTAAGATGGTATATAACCCGCAGACGAGGGCTTATGAGGGAACGATGTTTTTGAAGCAGGGATTTTATAATTATGAATATGCGTTGCTGGATACGAGGGATCCGGATGCGAGGCCGAGTACGACAGAGACAGAAGGAGATTGGTGGGAGACGGAGAATAATTATACTATTCTGTTGTATTATAGAGACCTGGGAGGGAGGTATGATGAGTTGGTGAGTACGGTGACGTTGAATTCGAGATTGAATAGATAAAGCAAAAACGCTTTCGCCATAGACGAAAGCGTTTTTTGTTTGAGCCATGGCCGGCGGCCAGCTTATTAAATTTACTGCACGGTTTGTCTTAATTTCACAATATTCGCCGCACCCCTCTTTATAATAATTCTCGTACCTCTGTCATAAGTAAAATATCTATAAAACCAGTTTGTAAACACCACCAGCTTGTTCCTGAATCCCAATAAGCTCATCAGGTGCACCAGCATCCACACGATCCATGCAAAGTACCCACTGATCTTCATACCAAAAAACTCAGCAATCGCTTTATTACGACCAATGGTCGCCATGCTGCCGAGGTCTTTATACTTAAATGGCTTGATAGCAGATTTTTGTCCCTTGGCAATATACCTGATATTGTGCGCCACATTCACTCCTTGCTGAATCGCTACCTGTGCTACCATTGGATAGCCTTTAGGAAAGCGTTCCGGATCATTCACCATCTGTGCGATATCGCCTACGGCATAGATATTTTCATATCCTTTTACCACGTTGAATTCATCCACAATGATGCGTCCGGCGGGAGCGATAATATCTGTAGGAATACCGGTTACAGGTACGCCTTTTACACCTGCCGCCCACAGCAGAGATTTACTTTGCAGTTTTTCTCCATTGCTAAGGGTAAGGGTTTCCCCATCATACTCTTTTACAAATGTATTGAGGATGACATTCACACCCAGTTTGTGTAAGCCGTCCAACGCTTTCTGGGAAGATTGCTCACTAAAGCCATTCAATACCCGTGGGCTACCTTCCACCAGGTAGATCTTCATGAGGGATACCGGCAGTTCTGGGTAATCCTTTGGCATAATGTACTTGCGTAATTCTGCAAATGCACCAGCCAGTTCCACGCCAGTAGGGCCTCCACCCACCATAACGAAGTTCAGTTTCGACTGAATTTCTGCAGGGTCGGAAAGCAGCAGGCTTTCTTCGAATTGTTTGATCACGTAGTTACGGATCTGTACGGCTTCGATGAGAGATTTCATACCAATAGCATGTTGTTCAATCGCTTTGTTGCCAAAGAAATTGGTGGTGCTACCGGTGGCGAAGATCAGGTAATCGTAGTGCAGTTCGCCGATACCGGTTTCCAGTATATTGTCGGCAGGGCGTACACCTGTTACTTCCGCCATACGGAAGTAGAAGTTTTTCTGGTTTTTGAAGATGCCGCGAAGGGGGAAAGCAATGCTATCCGTTTCGAGGCCGGCAGTTGATACCTGGTATAGTAAAGGCTGGAATAGGTGATAGTTGTTCCTGTCAAGCAGGACCACCTGAACTGGAGCTTCTTTCAATTGTTTAGCCAGATTAATACCTCCAAAACCTCCTCCAACAATAACAACACGGGGTAAACCTAAATCTGGAACATTCGGCTGAATCATAAAAACATCATTTAGCGATCAATGAAATATAGTAGAAGAAATCTGTGCCAATTAGATATGGCACTATGTTTTTAAACGCCGGAGTTTATAAATGCATATCAAAGTTATAAAACTTTCAGAAAAAAATGAAAGTTATATGCAAAAAAATCCCCGATGCATTGCTACACCGGGGAGTATATACCATCTAAAAAAGTATCTGCTACATTTTCTTGGCGTCTTCCAGGAACTTAGCCAGGCCGATGTCAGTCAGCGGGTGTTTCAGCAGACCCAGGATTGAATCGAGTGGGCAGGTACAGATATCAGCACCAGCTTCAGCACATTTTACAATGTGGAGTGCGTTGCGGATACTAGCTGCAAGGATTTCAGTTTTGAACCCCTGGATGCTGTAAATCTGAGCGATCTGAGCGATCAGTTCTACGCCGTCCCATGCGGAATCATCGATACGACCGATGAATGGAGATACGAAAGTAGCACCGGCTTTAGCAGCCAGGATAGCCTGACCTGCAGAGAATACCAATGTACAGTTTGTTCTTATACCATTGTCAGTGAAGTATTTCAGTGCTTTTACACCATCCTTGATCATTGGAACTTTCACCACGATGTTGGGGTGAATAGCCGCCAGTTTCTTACCTTCTTCGACCATTGATTTGAAATCGGTAGAAAGTACTTCTGCGCTGATAGGACCGTCTACGAGTTCGCAGATGTCAGCGTAATGTTTCAGGATATTTGCTTCACCTTTGATACCTTCTTTCGCCATCAGGGAAGGGTTGGTGGTTACGCCGTCGAGCACGCCCAGGTCGTGTGCTTCTTTAATCTGTGCCAGATTTGCTGTATCTATGAAGAATTTCATGGTGAAATGTATTTAGTATGATTTTGTAATGAATTCAACGAAGTAAGTTATGCAACAATTCACATATTGTCAAGCATAACGTATTGCAAATATAGACCCATACTGTTAAGATGAATCTTAAATTTGAAATCAATAAATAAAAAGCTGAAGATTACTGGGTCATACCACACAGGCCATTCGTATGAAGAGAATAGTGACAATCAGCTATTGACGAGCGCCTGATGACCTGGAATAAAAAAGATAAAAAAAGGCAAGGTACTTACATCGCACCGCTACAACCGCCTACCCTTGCTACATTCCTGTCCTGGGGGAGTTCAGCAGGAGCTGGTCGTATAAGCCTTGCCGGCTGCAAATGTAGAACAATTGCATTAACTTCCAAACATATTTTAAAAGATTCTATGAAAATCTTAAAAAATGCAGTATTTTGAAGAATATAAAATCGGGGTTCGGGACGATAATTGTCGACGTAGTTATATGTTTGAGGCCAACTAATCAGCATTTTATTTCTTTAATTTTTTTAATGAGTATCCCTATCAGGTATTTTTTTAAAAAAATACACACCACATTATATAGATTTAAAAAAGAATATTTATTTTGTTTAAAATTAACCTTTCACCTAAAAATTAACTAACCTCATGGAAACAACTTACGACGGCGGCGGCATTAGCAGCATCTTTGCCATATTTGGAATAGGATACTTCATTTTTATGTTGGCGCTTTCTGTTTTTTCAATCATTGTTTATTGGAAAGTATTTGAAAAAGCAGGTCAGCCTGGTTGGGCGATATTTGTTCCTATTTATAGTTTTATTGTATATCTCCGTATCATCGGTAAACCATGGACATGGGTTTTCCTGATTTTCACGCCTGCTGTTATCGTAGGTGCTTTCATCGTATGGATTAATGGTTCTATGGCCATGGCCAGAAGTTTTGGCAAAGACACTATGTTTGGTCTTGGCCTCATGTTCCTGGCACCTGTCTTCTACGCGATCATTGCATTCGACAAGACCATCCAATATGTAGGGCCCAATGGTATTCCTACAGAAGATCTGGACAGCCAGATCGGCAGCATTGGAAAGCCAGCACTGTAACAGTTTTTTGTTGTTTTTCTGCCATATTGATCTGCTGCCGGTTGCTCACAGGACCGGCAGTTTTTTTAATTGCTATGACTTATGAACACATATCAAGGAGAGGACATTTTAAAGGAATTCGATAATGAAGTGACGATCCCCGACTCAGTAGACATGGGCATCAGATTTGTTAATCTGATAATTGACTGGTTGTTGTCGATGGTTTTCCTGTTAGCCACTGCATTTTGTTTGGGCATTGTACTGGGGCTGACAGTTCCCAACTTTAGTTATTGGATTATTGAAAATAGAGGGTTGTTCAAATTTCTGAGTTATGTATTCGCTTATACGGTCTGGCCGCTTTACTTTGTTTTGCAGGAAGGGCTTTTAAAGGGACGAACAATTGGGAAATTGATTACAGGTACTGTTGCTATCCGCCTGGACGGTCAGCCACTTTCATGGGGAAACGTATTCGGCAGAGCTTATGCCCGCATCGTTCCGTTTGAGATGTTTTCAGGCTTCGGCACTCCATGGCATGACAGCTGGACTGCAACGACCGTTGTTAAAAAAGCTGACTTAGTGACAATGTAATTTTTACCGGGTTGTATAGTAGTTGTAATCATTCAGCACGGTCTCCAGGAACTGGTAATGATCCATCTCTGTTTCGATCACCAACACTTCTTTTACTCTCGCTGATACCCTGGCTATCAGGTCCTGATTACCAGACTTGATAGCCTGGTCCATCAATACCTTGATCTTATTCATATCTCTGTCAGACAAGCGAAGGATCTGTGGAAAGTGAGGCTCGTAGTTGAGCGAAGACATATCCCGGTAAATGGTATCCTGTATACTGGTTTTGTTCTTTGTATTCACTACTATTGTACCGGCTACCACATCGCCCAGTCGCTGGTCATAACGGGAACGAACCATGGAGATAATAGGAATAGCACCATTCAGGAACAGGAATCCCCAGGGTGTTTCGATCATACGGAACATCCAGCGGATCAGGTGCTGGCTGATACTTGGCTTACCTCCATTCAGACTCCTGACCTTCAGGCCTAACATCATTTTTCCGGGAGATTGTCCGTTCATCGTAATCTCAAACAAAAGATAATAGAGCGACACCGGGAGCAAACAAAAGAGAATGTACATCACTGTTTCAGTATTGCCGGACAGGTGCATCCTGTTAAACGTTACATAGATAGCAATGATAAATGCCAACCGGATGAGAACGTCAATAAACCATGCCAGAAACCGCATCATAATGTTGGCAGTTTCAAATTCCAGCTCTATATTGAAGGATGTAGGTATTTTTACATTAGCCATGTACAAATTTACTAATTAATGTATATGTTTGTTATAATGGATAACCCATGCGTGAGACTACTTTTATAAAGAAAAATTTACCCCGCTGGAAAAAGTACCAGGAGGAACCAACCGAGGATCCGGATGAGATGGCTGCACGGTTCACCAGTTTGCTGGATGACCTTGCGTACGCCAAAACATTTTATAGTTTCAGCAAGGTCACAGGTTACATTAACAGTTTGGCGGCAGACATCTACCAGCGGATCTATGGAAACCGCCAGGAAAAGGACGGCCGTTTTCAGCGATTCTTTTTGTATGAGTTACCCCTGATCTTCCGTAAATATCATCGATTATTATTATTCACCGCTATATTTTTTCTGTTATTCTGTGTAATGAGCGCATTTTCTGCCGCCCGCGACGAAACTTTTGTAAGAGGAGTGCTGGGCGATGAGTATGTGAGCATGACGGAAAGAAATATCAGTAACGGGGACCCATTTGGTGTGTATGGTAATGGAAATGAGCTGGTTATGTTCATGACGATTGCCTACAACAATATCAGGGTGGCGATCATGTGTTTTATGGGAGGGATATTTATGGGTATTGGCACCTTATACATCCTCATGTCCAATGGGGTGATGCTGGGAGCTTTTCAATATTTATTTTTTGCCAAAGGGCTGGGGTTGAAGTCGGTGCTGGTGATCTGGATTCACGGTACGCTGGAAATTTCTTCCATCGTTATCACAGGTGCCGCAGGTCTCGTGATGGTAAGTGGCCTGATCTTTCCG
This Chitinophaga sancti DNA region includes the following protein-coding sequences:
- a CDS encoding RNA methyltransferase, translating into MLSKAQIKYIQSLQHKKYRQKSGQFIAEGDKIVPELVSGGMTVREVYATKEWLSGHEQLLKGRVPFIEVEAHVLKQLSALTTPNQALALIDIPKAAPLMLKGQVSLALDTIQDPGNMGTLIRIADWFGIKQLICTPDCVDVYNPKTIQATMGSIARVNITETDLLPLLEKAEVPSYAATLHGTDITSFSKIAEGIILIGNESKGLSDAVIEAATYKLTIPRLGGAESLNAGVAAGIICGRLLI
- a CDS encoding DUF5684 domain-containing protein, which gives rise to METTYDGGGISSIFAIFGIGYFIFMLALSVFSIIVYWKVFEKAGQPGWAIFVPIYSFIVYLRIIGKPWTWVFLIFTPAVIVGAFIVWINGSMAMARSFGKDTMFGLGLMFLAPVFYAIIAFDKTIQYVGPNGIPTEDLDSQIGSIGKPAL
- the fsa gene encoding fructose-6-phosphate aldolase, which produces MKFFIDTANLAQIKEAHDLGVLDGVTTNPSLMAKEGIKGEANILKHYADICELVDGPISAEVLSTDFKSMVEEGKKLAAIHPNIVVKVPMIKDGVKALKYFTDNGIRTNCTLVFSAGQAILAAKAGATFVSPFIGRIDDSAWDGVELIAQIAQIYSIQGFKTEILAASIRNALHIVKCAEAGADICTCPLDSILGLLKHPLTDIGLAKFLEDAKKM
- a CDS encoding DUF5103 domain-containing protein, which translates into the protein MMIKPYFCIPVIGLLFYFFPAVAQDNIYGPGHIYYNNIRSVKLNQSGDQTAFPLISLSGDAVDLTFDDLDADVKNYYYTLQLCNADWTPANINQLEYLRGFSENRITNYKFSSIALVRYTHYELSLPNANCTPTKAGNYLLKVYLDSDTSQLAFTKRLLVVSNKGGLSGVIQQPVSPKVFKTNQKVNFTVSTGGLNVVNPFDQLKVVILQNYRWDIPILNPKPMFIKGNTIEYNAEMDCQFPAGKEWRWIDLRSFRLQTERVKKSDYHPDGTDVYVMPDYPRGNTMYSYVKDYNGMYFLATIDNYDPFYEADYGTVHFTYAAPEPYAGFDLYLIGELTNYEYNDASKMVYNPQTRAYEGTMFLKQGFYNYEYALLDTRDPDARPSTTETEGDWWETENNYTILLYYRDLGGRYDELVSTVTLNSRLNR
- a CDS encoding stage II sporulation protein M, with the protein product MRETTFIKKNLPRWKKYQEEPTEDPDEMAARFTSLLDDLAYAKTFYSFSKVTGYINSLAADIYQRIYGNRQEKDGRFQRFFLYELPLIFRKYHRLLLFTAIFFLLFCVMSAFSAARDETFVRGVLGDEYVSMTERNISNGDPFGVYGNGNELVMFMTIAYNNIRVAIMCFMGGIFMGIGTLYILMSNGVMLGAFQYLFFAKGLGLKSVLVIWIHGTLEISSIVITGAAGLVMVSGLIFPGTRKRLDALKKTARDAVKMMISLIPVFLTAAFLEGFVTRHTKMPMFASVSILSLSLIFIVGYFVVYPIYVYRRGFRLDEAGKVIKPVK
- a CDS encoding NAD(P)/FAD-dependent oxidoreductase, whose product is MIQPNVPDLGLPRVVIVGGGFGGINLAKQLKEAPVQVVLLDRNNYHLFQPLLYQVSTAGLETDSIAFPLRGIFKNQKNFYFRMAEVTGVRPADNILETGIGELHYDYLIFATGSTTNFFGNKAIEQHAIGMKSLIEAVQIRNYVIKQFEESLLLSDPAEIQSKLNFVMVGGGPTGVELAGAFAELRKYIMPKDYPELPVSLMKIYLVEGSPRVLNGFSEQSSQKALDGLHKLGVNVILNTFVKEYDGETLTLSNGEKLQSKSLLWAAGVKGVPVTGIPTDIIAPAGRIIVDEFNVVKGYENIYAVGDIAQMVNDPERFPKGYPMVAQVAIQQGVNVAHNIRYIAKGQKSAIKPFKYKDLGSMATIGRNKAIAEFFGMKISGYFAWIVWMLVHLMSLLGFRNKLVVFTNWFYRYFTYDRGTRIIIKRGAANIVKLRQTVQ
- a CDS encoding ABC transporter permease, whose translation is MRLSFFVARRIAFNRSGSFSRFIINIAVVATAISVAVMILAIALVNGFQQVIQQKIFSFWGHMHINNYQANAGPLTEQIPFEADTNIVSYLKKINGINTVNLYATKSAIIKAEKDLSGVIFKGVDRNYNWSHIQHFMQSGNVIHFNDTSYAPEIIISSTMAKELQLKVNDPLIIYFIQGAGLTPRARKLKVTGIYKTAVEEYDKTYVIGDLELIRKLNNWPVGSIGGYEIFIDDYRKMTEIGEESLNGIPDKLALRTIKDIYPNIFDWLELQDKNEIIILVIMAIVAVINMITAILILILERTNMIGILKALGMRNGNIQRIFIYQAGYIVLAGLIIGDILGVGLAMLQKTIGFLKLDEESYYMSAAAIDLHWYHVVLINLGTFLICLLILTIPSLVTRKITPVKALQFK
- a CDS encoding RDD family protein → MNTYQGEDILKEFDNEVTIPDSVDMGIRFVNLIIDWLLSMVFLLATAFCLGIVLGLTVPNFSYWIIENRGLFKFLSYVFAYTVWPLYFVLQEGLLKGRTIGKLITGTVAIRLDGQPLSWGNVFGRAYARIVPFEMFSGFGTPWHDSWTATTVVKKADLVTM
- a CDS encoding RDD family protein → MANVKIPTSFNIELEFETANIMMRFLAWFIDVLIRLAFIIAIYVTFNRMHLSGNTETVMYILFCLLPVSLYYLLFEITMNGQSPGKMMLGLKVRSLNGGKPSISQHLIRWMFRMIETPWGFLFLNGAIPIISMVRSRYDQRLGDVVAGTIVVNTKNKTSIQDTIYRDMSSLNYEPHFPQILRLSDRDMNKIKVLMDQAIKSGNQDLIARVSARVKEVLVIETEMDHYQFLETVLNDYNYYTTR
- a CDS encoding BamA/TamA family outer membrane protein; translation: MQRPPFQNLLVSTITILVLAACSNTKYLQSNQQLYIQSNVNVKGDATSAEKQDIRASLTSKQLMMQQSNTSFIGTRMKVWLYNQKNKEKKSNWFWNLMLSKRNLEEPVVYDSMKTKESVKRMVSYLNNQGYFYATVDYKETTRRQKTSVTYLVNTGKNFVINSIRYEVPDTNILKVVQQTEKLSLIKTGMSYKQELLGSERERLMRVVRNAGYYKFDRDAIEFEIDTLHKTLFRNLMNPFEGIINVYNEKKGQDNPKMDITVKIRHPDDTSTRYQQYHLDSVYVYPDYPSYGNTNDTLFKRLELNDLVIRYRQKMFKPTVIQRSISLHTGELYSQQKTNDAISHLYDLGAWQFVTLQFRESKTQPNTLETYLFLAPKRKQELGANFEVSTSSDYLLGSGVSLNYKHLNVGRSATQLNVSLNGGIELIRNQGNWVLQSQEIGGQVSLIFPRFITPFHIASARTGVKTRLTTGIDYLTRTDKFYISNINASFGYEWKESAYKTWNVKPISLNYVGVNLNPTFKATTVANNPYLKRSFEPAFIGGENLTYIYSNNDLMHKLHNSYFRANIEESGAWLNGINSLMSAAFGTTNDLESLTNMDIANFIKMEADYRHYWNLTPHTTLATRIYGGVGIPYGKSTVMPYIRQFTAGGPNSLRAWRLRTLGPGTFKDTSATAATFPDQTGDMKLEGNIEYRFDLLRLFNGSVNLKGATFVDMGNIWMLKKDTSRAGSEFRLNKLYHDLAIGTGAGLRLDFSFFLIRLDWGIPLKAPYFTGNKDGWFLSEWDLGSGSWRRNNIIWNVAIGYPF